A DNA window from Ammospiza caudacuta isolate bAmmCau1 chromosome 21, bAmmCau1.pri, whole genome shotgun sequence contains the following coding sequences:
- the SURF2 gene encoding surfeit locus protein 2, whose amino-acid sequence MAAPGPGSSAAVPEVPEAERLFLRQHPLLSPAGPGKVRCRLTGHELPCRLSELQAYTSGKKYQRLIKAAREFDYGTFEPHIVPSTKNLHQLFCKLTLRHINKLPEHVLRHVQGKRYQKALKTYEECQREGVEYVPACLRQKKQRAQHPDDQTNGSKQPHRKEEFWEPKSSEEDGEDTDDSMSDLYPPALFTEKTPAAAESTKGSDDFVTDSEDDGTKQNREHGARRDSSRAAGKRGKKQTGPLKKKFKSHHRKPKNFKKATNGK is encoded by the exons ATggcggcgccgggcccgggcaGTAGCGCGGCCGTGCCGGAGGTGCCCGAGGCGGAGCGGCTGTTCCTGAGGCAGCACCCGCTGCTcagccccgcggggccgggcaaG GTGAGGTGCAGGCTGACAGGACACGAGCTGCCCTGTCGCCTGTCGGAGCTGCAGGCTTACACCAGTGGCAAGAAGTACCAGCGGCTCATAAAGGCAGCCAGGGAGTTCGACTATGGCACGTTTGAGCCCCACATAGTGCCCAGCACGAAGAATTT ACACCAGCTGTTCTGCAAGCTCACCCTCAGACACATCAACAAGCTTCCAGAGCATGTCCTGCGTCACGTCCAAGGGAAGCGCTACCAGAAGGCCCTGAAAACGT ATGAGGAATGCCAGAGGGAAGGAGTGGAGTACGTCCCTGCCTGCCTGAGACAGAAGAAGCAGCGGGCACAGCACCCTGATGACCAAACAAATGGGAGCAAGCAGCCTCACAGGAAAGAGGAGTTCTGGGAGCCAAAATCCAGTGAAGAGGATGGAGAGGACACAGACGACAGCATGAGTGACCTGTACCCAC CTGCACTCttcacagaaaaaaccccagcagctgcagagagcacaaaggGCAGCGATGACTTTGTGACAGACAGCGAGGACGATGGCACCAAGCAGAACAGAGAGCACGGGGCaaggagggacagcagcagagcagctggcaaGAGAGGAAAG AAACAGACAGGCCctttaaagaagaaattcaaGAGCCATCATCGAAAACCCAAAAACTTCAAGAAAGCAACCAACGGGAAATAA